From the genome of Anopheles moucheti chromosome 3, idAnoMoucSN_F20_07, whole genome shotgun sequence, one region includes:
- the LOC128301028 gene encoding 6-pyruvoyl tetrahydrobiopterin synthase, whose amino-acid sequence MSSRPQVYLTRKECFSACHRLHSPFLSEEVNRQVYGKCNNPNGHGHNYTVEVTVRGPVDSKTGMVMNITDLKEYMEQAIMKKLDHLNLDKDVPYFKNLASTTENVAIFIWDSLKLIMDKPELLYEIKIYETDKNSVIYRGEKHSVGHHHHHEAAKQSRVTNSSENSSNLSSDSDG is encoded by the exons ATGTCCTCCCGGCCACAAGTTTATTTAACCCGGAAAGAATGTTTCAGTGCGTGCCACCGGTTGCATAG TCCCTTCCTGAGTGAGGAAGTGAATCGACAGGTGTACGGCAAGTGCAACAATCCCAACGGGCATGGACACAACTATACCG TGGAGGTCACGGTACGTGGCCCAGTCGATAGCAAGACGGGCATGGTGATGAACATAACCGACCTGAAGGAATACATGGAACAGGCGATCATGAAAAAGTTGGACCATCTAAACCTCGATAAGGACGTGCCATACTTTAAGAATTTGGCCAGCACCACGGAGAATGTGGCTATCTTCATCTGGGACAGCCTGAAGCTAATCATGGATAAGCCGGAGCTGTTGTACGAAATTAAGATATACGAAACGGACAAAAATTCGGTCATTTATCGTGGGGAGAAACATTCGGTTGgacatcaccatcaccacgaAGCGGCCAAACAATCCCGAGTTACAAACTCATCGGAAAACTCGTCGAACCTCTCGTCCGATTCGGACGGCTAG
- the LOC128301026 gene encoding protein shuttle craft: MAMSDGNAAAGSSGSSSFDDFISQFNAGVQIQQQLQYLRSNPTNTSQLHNPQQPATFQYYGFTSNLTPTAAEFIPRKYQTETNDGFPQATVSMATSITSAPAAEMDDDDADDRETVRGGPLNHYGAGRSSGSRPRRNESLKPRNGWHTRDDRPVGRQGKWKSNQSTAGSGRLRTHEDDYTGEGGPPRNGENSSRRAGARQWGGNRTIQSEPDERRSNGAASKAEPKPPESPTIKPLSKCSQREKLMREIECYRLECLVCCEIVKPMQSIWSCGNCYHILHLACVTKWATSSQSEDGSGWRCPACQHVTKKVPREYFCFCGKQKNPTYNREDLAHSCGDVCGRRELCEHACTLLCHPGPCPPCQASVQRKCGCGRLAKLVQCCQKEELVCDAVCDKPLNCELHRCGRRCHAAECEMCAEQVQHNCHCGKSERMVVCSVDNLKSTRYGCGKTCGLPLGCGNHQCQRLCHEGECEPCADAPERVLSCPCGREAIVPGSRTSCLDPIPTCVGCCGRKLSCGPPGANHCCEAQCHRGDCPPCKKSTTVKCRCGSMDQPMKCKDLTTRADDARCKKRCVRRRSCAKHKCNQVCCIDFDHICPKTCSLPLSCGRHRCDKPCHKGNCRPCHRVSFDELTCDCGANVIYPPVPCGTKKPACERPCNRRHACDHPALHNCHAEPECPPCVVLTTKSCYGKHEQRKTIPCYQESFSCGMPCGKPLVCGRHKCIRPCHEDECSQEGAVCKQSCTKTREACVHPCNALCHEDDCPDVPCKIMVEVTCECSNRKQQRTCHDFAKEYRRVATAQLASSVQEMQRGGSVELSDILGPIRPKNNKTLECNEECRLLERNRRIAIALQINNPDLQSKLQPNYSETLRAYAKKDPALVQMIHEKLTELVKLAKESKQKSRSYSFPVMNREKRGVVHEMCHMFGVEAVAYDAEPNRNIVATADRFTSWLPSMSLMEVLQRENGQRRIIVPSLNAWGRTNYAGAASSSSK; this comes from the exons ATGGCAATGAGCGACGGTAATGCAGCCGCTGGGAGCAGTGGCAGCAGTAGCTTCGACGACTTCATCTCCCAGTTCAATGCTGGGGTCCAAATACAACAGCAACTGCAATACCTCCGATCGAATCCCACCAACACTAGCCAGCTGCACAATCCTCAACAACCGGCAACTTTTCAGTATTACGGTTTCACCTCCAACCTGACTCCAACTGCTGCAGAGTTTATCCCACGCAAATACCAAACGGAAACGAATGATGGCTTCCCGCAAGCGACGGTTTCGATGGCAACCAGCATCACATCGGCACCTGCTGCTGagatggatgatgatgatgcagatGATAGGGAAACTGTTCGTGGCGGGCCATTAAATCATTACGGTGCGGGAAGATCTTCTGGCAGCCGTCCGCGTAGAAACGAAAGCCTTAAACCACGGAACGGTTGGCATACGAGAGATGACCGTCCGGTGGGCCGtcagggaaaatggaaatctAACCAATCTACTGCCGGAAGTGGAAGACTGCGAACCCACGAGGATGATTATACGGGCGAAGGTGGTCCACCTCGCAATGGCGAAAACTCTTCTCGGCGTGCCGGTGCAAGACAGTGGGGAGGAAATCGCACGATACAATCCGAACCCGACGAAAGACGCTCGAACGGTGCAGCGTCCAAAGCGGAACCGAAACCACCGGAATCACCAACGATAAAGCCACTGTCAAAGTGTTCCCAGCGCGAGAAACTTATGCGAGAGATCGAATGCTATCGGTTGGAGTGTTTGGTGTGCTGTGAAATTGTAAAACCCATGCAATCGATCTGGTCCTGTGGAAATTGCTACCACATACTGCATCTGGCGTGCGTCACCAAGTGGGCAACGAGTTCCCAATCAGAGGATGGGTCGGGTTGGCGCTGTCCGGCCTGTCAGCACGTCACGAAGAAGGTCCCGAGGGAGTATTTTTGCTTCTGTGGCAAACAGAAAAACCCCACGTATAATCGGGAAGATTTGGCCCACTCTTGTGGGGACGTTTGCGGACGCCGCGAGCTTTGTGAGCACGCGTGCACACTGTTGTGCCATCCCGGACCGTGTCCACCGTGTCAGGCGTCGGTACAGCGTAAGTGCGGCTGTGGACGGTTAGCAAAACTGGTTCAGTGTTGCCAGAAGGAGGAACTGGTGTGTGATGCCGTGTGTGATAAACCGCTGAACTGTGAGCTTCATCGGTGTGGGAGGCGTTGCCACGCAGCAGAGTGCGAAATGTGTGCGGAACAGGTGCAACACAACTGTCACTGTGGGAAGAGTGAGCGGATGGTTGTGTGCAGTGTGGACAATTTGAAAAGCACCCGGTATGGGTGTGGGAAAACGTGTGGGCTTCCGTTGGGCTGCGGGAATCATCAGTGCCAACGGTTGTGTCACGAGGGTGAGTGTGAACCGTGTGCGGATGCACCCGAACGCGTACTCAGTTGCCCGTGTGGACGGGAAGCGATCGTGCCGGGCAGTCGCACATCGTGCCTCGATCCGATACCGACCTGTGTGGGATGTTGTGGCCGAAAGCTATCGTGCGGTCCTCCCGGTGCAAATCATTGCTGCGAAGCACAGTGCCACCGGGGTGATTGTCCACCGTGCAAAAAGTCCACCACCGTAAAGTGCCGCTGCGGTAGCATGGATCAACCGATGAAGTGCAAAGACCTGACGACGCGTGCCGATGATGCACGGTGCAAAAAACGTTGCGTACGAAGGCGCAGCTGCGCTAAACATAAATGCAACCAGGTGTGCTGCATCGATTTCGATCACATCTGTCCGAAAACCTGCTCGCTTCCGCTGTCCTGTGGGCGACACCGCTGTGATAAACCGTGCCACAAAGGCAACTGTCGGCCCTGTCATCGCGTTTCGTTCGACGAGCTGACCTGTGACTGTGGCGCTAATGTTATCTATCCGCCCGTACCGTGCGGAACGAAGAAACCGGCATGTGAACGACCATGCAATCGGAGGCACGCGTGCGACCATCCGGCACTCCATAATTGTCACGCCGAACCGGAATGTCCACCGTGTGTGGTGTTGACAACGAAATCGTGCTACGGCAAACACGAACAGCGTAAAACTATTCCGTGCTATCAGGAATCGTTCAGTTGCGGTATGCCTTGCGGCAAACCACTGGTCTGCGGGCGACACAAATGTATCCGACCATGCCATGAAGATGAGTGCTCGCAGGAGGGAGCTGTTTGTAAACAGAGCTGTACAAAAACACGAGAAGCGTGCGTTCACCCCTGTAATGCGCTTTGCCACGAAGACGACTGTCCCGATGTTCCGTGCAAGATTATGGTCGAAGTAACCTGCGAATGCAGCAACCGGAAGCAGCAACGCACGTGTCACGATTTCGCCAAAGAGTACCGTCGCGTAGCAACCGCACAGCTTGCCTCGTCCGTACAGGAAATGCAACGTGGTGGATCGGTCGAACTGAGCGACATTTTAGGGCCGATTCGTccgaaaaacaataaaac CCTGGAGTGTAATGAAGAATGTCGGCTGCTTGAGCGTAACCGTCGCATTGCGATCGCACTACAGATCAACAATCCCGATCTACAGTCGAAGCTGCAACCGAATTACTCCGAAACGCTGCGTGCGTACGCGAAAAAGGATCCCGCCCTGGTGCAGATGATACACGAAAAGCTAACCGAGCTGGTGAAATTGGCcaaggaaagcaaacaaaagtcACGCTCGTACTCATTCCCGGTGATGAACCGTGAGAAGCGGGGCGTGGTGCACGAGATGTGTCACATGTTTGGTGTCGAGGCGGTTGCATACGATGCGGAACCGAATCGAAACATCGTTGCAACGGCGGATCGCTTTACA TCGTGGTTACCGAGCATGAGCCTAATGGAGGTGCTGCAGCGGGAAAATGGCCAGCGCCGTATCATCGTACCGAGCCTGAACGCGTGGGGCCGAACGAACTACGCTGGGGCAGCAAGTTCAAGCAGTAAATGA
- the LOC128302050 gene encoding cytochrome c oxidase subunit 4 isoform 1, mitochondrial-like — protein sequence MANVNLASVVLRNALRTKMGTRQSHDMISQKIGKREVVGHGWNGLPVYADRVDYPMPAIRFKENTRDVLALREKEKGDWKKMSVQEKKALYRASFCQTFSEMKHPTGEWKACIGGALIVASMSLIGMMLLKAFVYEPIPETFDEEHQKAQLKRMLDLNINPIHGVSSKWDYDNNKWK from the exons ATGGCCAACGTGAACCTTGCGTCGGTGGTGCTACGAAATGCGCTGCGTACGAAGATGGGCACCCGTCAGTCCCACGACATGATCTCGCAGAAGATCGGCAAGCGGGAAGTGGTCGGTCACGGCTGGAACGGTCTGCCGGTGTATGCTGACCGTGTCGACTACCCGATGCCGGCCATCCGCTTCAAGGAAAACACCCGCGATGTCCTG GCTCTGCGCGAGAAGGAGAAGGGTGATTGGAAGAAGATGTCCGTGCAGGAAAAGAAAGCCCTGTACCGTGCGTCGTTCTGCCAGACCTTTTCCGAGATGAAGCACCCGACCGGTGAATGGAAAGCCTGTATCGGTGGTGCCTTGATTGTGGCGTCTATGAGCCTAATCGGCATGATGCTGCTGAAGGCGTTCGTGTACGAACCGATCCCGGAAACGTTCGACGAAGAGCACCAGAAGGCACAGCTGAAACGTATGCTCGACCTGAACATTAACCCCATCCATGGTGTGTCCTCAAAGTGGGACTACGACAACAACAAGTGGAAGTAA
- the LOC128301027 gene encoding alkaline ceramidase, whose translation MTWEHLERGSSPVDWCEGNYLVSPDIAEFVNTISNVLFLLGPPFLIYLFKDYGKFIQPAIHLIWVLLIVVGLSSAYFHATLSLLGQLLDELTILWVFMATLSLFCPRRHFPRIFKRSRKRFCLSMTIFSIAATALSFCHPAINAFALMFLAIPATYLLYQELKIVQDKRVYRLGVRNTTILVMAIVCWINDRMFCDAWSSMNFPYLHGFWHILIFISAYPACVLFAYFFVNDERPESRPTLKYWPRNDFELGIPYVSINYDKKFDDPI comes from the exons ATGACGTGGGAACATCTAGAACGTGGAAGCTCACCAGTGGATTGGTGCGAGGGCAACTACCTCGTATCACCGGATATTGCAGAATTTGTTAATACG ATAAGCAATGTTCTGTTCCTGCTTGGTCCACCGTTTCTCATCTACTTGTTTAAGGATTACGGCAAGTTCATACAACCGGCCATTCATCTGATCTGGGTACTGCTGATAGTGGTCGGTCTTTCATCGGCCTACTTCCACGCGACGCTTAGCCTGCTTGGCCAGCTGTTGGACGAGCTGACCATTCTGTGGGTATTTATGGCTACGCTGAGTCTCTTCTGTCCACGGCGCCATTTCCCCAGAATCTTTAAGCGATCGAG AAAACGATTCTGCTTGTCGATGACAATATTTTCCATTGCGGCCACGGCACTTTCATTTTGCCATCCGGCCATAAATGCGTTCGCGCTCATGTTTCTAGCCATACCAGCGACCTACTTGCTGTACCAGGAGCTGAAAAT cgtGCAAGATAAACGTGTGTATCGGCTCGGTGTACGTAACACCACCATCCTGGTGATGGCTATCGTTTGCTGGATTAACGATCGCATGTTCTGTGATGCCTGGTCGTCGATGAACTTTCCGTACCTGCACGGTTTCTGGCACATTCTCATCTTCATCTCCGCCTATCCGGCCTGCGTACTGTTTGCCTACTTTTTCGTCAACGACGAACGGCCCGAAAGTCGCCCCACGCTTAAGTATTGGCCACGGAACGATTTCGAACTGGGTATACCGTACGTGTCGATCAATTATGACAAAAAGTTTGATGATCCTATTTAA